From Periophthalmus magnuspinnatus isolate fPerMag1 chromosome 6, fPerMag1.2.pri, whole genome shotgun sequence:
tgtgggagggatGGGGGGctcgggtgtgtgtgtgaggaggggggGTCCAGGATGAGTAagggtgtgtgtgagggggaTGTCAGAGGGGTTCCGTCAGAGACTGGAGGGAAAATGCCCAAACAGAGaaagacttttatttaaatatttactctaAAGTTTAAGAGCTACCTCTTAGAGCTACACAAACACCTCAGTACATCTCAAGGACTGAAGAAACACACTGGACCTCTCTCAAATCCTGGTCCAGATCCTGGTCcagatcctggttcagatcctggCCTAGATCCTGGTCTAGAGTACCTATCTGGAGgactgttgtgcatgttttaggctgATGAGGAAAACCAGAGTaaacctacccagacacagggagaacatgcaaattccacataGACATGAAATAGTCCAAGAATCAAACAAGGACCTTTACAGAGTGCTAACCACTTTGCTACTGgtctcctggttcagtcctggttcagtcctggttcagtcctggttcagtcctggtttagtcctggttcagtcctcgtttagtcctggttcagtcctggttcagtcctggtttagtcctggtttagtcctggttcagtcctggtttagtcctggttcagtcctggttcagtcctggttcagtcctggtttagtcctggttcagtcctggtttagtcctttcaGATACTTCAGTGTCCCCAAATCCTCGTGCACTCTCACAGTCCTCGTGCACTCTCACGGTCCTTGTGCACTCTCATGGTCCTCGTGCACTCTCACGGTCCTCGTGCACTCTCATGGTCCTTATACACACTTAATGGTTCGTGCACTCTCTGGTCACACGTGCACAAACAGCAGTAAACAAGAGGCGTGTCGAGCTATGACACTGTGTGACATAGTGACCAATAGGAACAATGGGGAGGTTTAGACCGTGTTTAATCTTAGTTTAGACCCTGTTTTTGACCCaagtttgacctggtttagtcctggtttcatttgtttgttgtgtATATCTATTTTAAACTGGTTTTAGAATCAGGTCTCATGTTGACatgtgcagtcctggtttagacctgtgttAATCCTAATATAATCCCTGACTGTATGTGAGTCGTCATCTTTATTttgagccctggtttagttcttggtccAGGTTTAAACCCAGTCGGACCCTGAACTCACAAAGTCTTTCAAAGTTtaggtttagtccgtgtttagtctgGGCATGGGTCCAATCTGGGCTCTCATTTCTGTCAACTCACACCAGATGCCCTGTGTGTCACATGCCCTctattgggtattaaagagggagtattttacttctatggggtaacatgttttataaatttcactttcatttttgacactcaaAGTCAAACTCTCAGCActcactatcacaacacaatcagctgcatctcactaatgaaactactgcacatcaggtttgtgctGTAGTacagttgctgtgtacagttttgtatcatgtttttgtatatttatggagaattgtcttgtaggagcatgggtgacataggttTGTGGGTGGAGTCTTGTACAGGctcatactgctaaccgtaaagaggatttgaatagggcccgggagagatcgctagattactcagacatgcgtGAATGACATGTAtaacctcttcaagcatgtttttgatgagggaacaactttataacatgggagaaagaatacctcctctttaaatgctTCTTCTGCTGTTTGGTGACCTCATTAAAACCTGTAGTGACACATGTACGGTAAATCTGAGATAGTTCTAAATGTCCCTGTATCTGCTCGTGTTGTTGATGTTTGGGAGTTTGTTTGGAAGTCCAGACCTGGcggagactagaccaggacttggcAGGACTTAGGTGTGAAGTCCAGTCTAAATCCAGCTTCAGACCTGATCCAAATCTGATTTAGATCCCGGGTCCTGGATTTGTGCCAGACTCTCAGCTGTTTGTGAGACTctggtgacgtcgcactcgatCAGGGCAAGATCACAGACTGAATGAAACGCCTGGATTTAAAGGGACATACACtttaaagtcctatattacacaaaactaactcttgtgagctttaagccatgttataatgttgttacctcctcaaaaacatacctggagttgtgttttgtttcattcacacatgtttgagtaacactttattattactctgtctacatctccaaagctctgaaagaatgccctgttccaccatgtgatgttatgaagtggtagttttcaagttaacagctccttttacctttagttcagtgcaGACTGATAATTCCggcgctgaaatcatccaaatgattctggtgaaggtgtatggattttaaaatcacagtggagcacttcctgtattaccacatgatatcacaaggtggaacagagtgttttctgtttgagagaagaactcctaaacctaaatttgcagggtttgtgtgttaaacatgtgtgaacaaaacaaagcacaactccaggtatgtttgtgatgacaaaacaacattaaaatgtcGTAGAGAGCTCCCTAAAGTCCAATTTACAGTATACCACcactttaatacctcctctttaatacctaaTTTTTAATAGCCTTGAGCAGACTGATACACTGAACACGCAGAGAACTAGTCTGAACGTGTGGGAGAGGGGCTGTGAGATGGAACATATTTGATCAAATCTGCAACAAAAATAAGATGTAAACAAACTGAGCTCTGGGAGAACCAAGCCAGAGCAGACTTTACATCACGTGCATTCCTCCAAAGAGAGACATTGAGAGTTCATGGGAAGAATTTAAgaaacacttaaaaaaacattcaaaacaaatatgtgatGTAACCCAAGAACGAgaactgaagcgggactgagccaggactgagccagagctgaatcagaactagaccaggacaagaccaggacaagaccaggacaagaccaggacaagaccaggacaagaccaggacaagaccaggacaagaccaggacaagaccaggacaagaccaggacaagaccaggacaagaccacgACAAGACCacgacaagaccaggactagaccaggactagaccagagtgGAGCCGGTATACACTATCGGCAGCAGTTCAGTTAGACTTGTTAGCCCTCTAACTCAAAAGTTGCTGGTTCTGTTCccatattgttgtttttctcagaCACAGTTGTATTGATTACATTgaactttaccatgaaatatccaaaaggtaaattcacaaatgttgaacccgaTCATTTCTGTTATAGACTTGAGCAGAGGAGGATAGTGGTGATGTcagacacacacaagcacacccccacacacacacacgcacacgcacacacccacacacacacatgcacgcacacacaggcCTTGCTCCTGTAGTGTTCCTCAGAGcagcttttatttacacacagcACAAACCTCCATCGGGCGTTTTCACTTCTACAGGCTCCACTGtggggaggtcaaaggtcatgtgtCACTCTGTCACCACGGTGACAGGCACGTGAGGGCAGGGGTCATGTGGGGAGAGCAGAGGTAATTTGACGCAGTGATGTCGCTGTTTACTGTACACAAATCTGTTTACACTCACATCTACATCTATGGGACTGAAGcagggactgaagcagggactgaagcagggactgaagcagggaTTGAagcagggactggaccaggggcAAAACTAGTaacaaaataggaaaaaaatagtaacaaaccagggactgaatgaggactaagccaggattaaaatagggactaaagcagggactaaagcaagactaaatcAGAGACTGAACCATGGTCTACCCCAGGGAGTAAAcaaggaactaaaccaggactaaactaggactgaaacaggggTAAACCAAGGTCTAAAAGGTAGCACTTCTATCTCACAGGAAAGAAGGTTCCTTGTTCGACTCCTAGACCTTTCTGTgcgaagtttgcatgttcccccatcaactcaaaacatgcacaatgggtcaaatgcaggtgtaagcaagagacactgaaggatgggtcaaatgcagaatttccctacagggacaataatgTGAATCTTAACTTAGCCGCTTAACTTTGTCTAGTTTTTCATAGGTGTCAGAACatttctgtctcttgtctggtctctggtctagtctctggtctggtctctagtctggtCTAAATCGGGtctttggtcttgtttttcagaaATGCGGCGTCAGTTCCCGCGTCAGAGCATGTCCGAGGTGGATGAACGTGTGCGGGTTTTGGCTGAGCAGGTTTATGTCTCTGCTCTGAAGGATCAGGACCAGAGAGGAGCCATGGCTCTGTTCACTGTCCCCGAGGACTGTCCCATCGAAGCCCAGGAGGACCTCCAGAGGGCGCTACAGAAGGAGCTGCAGCAGCAGGCTGACCACACTGCCAAGAAGTAAGGCTAAACACTGCTAAAAGAGAACCACCACCTCATAGAGACACTAAGGTGTATGAGGTAGGGCATCTTTATCTTTCATTACCTCATCGTCTCACTGTTCTGTGTCCTCTATAGAAAAAAGACCCTGATGCTGCAGCGCTCCCAGTCTCTGTCTCTACAGATCCCAgactgggtcagtcctggtcttggtccaggTCTAAGTCCGGGTCTAAGTCCGGTCCCGCCCCTGACCCCAGAGCCCCCTCCTAGTCTGAATGTGCTTGAGTTCCAGAGAGTGACCATCAGCGGCGACTACTGCGCCGGGGTAAACCAgaactgatccaggactgatccaggactgacccaggactgacccaggactgacccaggactgacccaggactggaccaggactggaccaggactggaccaggactggaccaggactggaccaggactaaagtacaGCCCTGGTTCTTAAAGTTCTTGCTGTATCTCAGATCACCGTGGAGGACTACGAGCAGGCGGCTCACAGTCTGTTGACTGCTCTGATCATCCGAGAGAAGTACTCCAGACTGGCCTATCACCGCTTTCCCAGAACCACGGCCAGGTACCTCAGGGAGTCCCAGAACCGGACCTGGACCCACGACCAGGAAGTGCTGCCAGGTGCTGACCGCACACAgtgatataggaggatgggagggcatctgacacacagggatacagaagAACAGGGACCGCATGTGACACATGGGGATATACACTAAAGGGATGTGAGGGCATCAGACACACAAGGatacaggaggacaggagagcatctgagtcctggtcaagtcctggtttagttccggttcagacctggttttgtcctgttttagttctgatttagttctgctttagtctgaCACATGGGGATATACAGTAaggggatgggagggcatctggcgcACCAGCATAGAGGAtcggagggcatctgatgtacaGGGATACAACGGGATGGGACCAAATCTGACACATGTAGTAGGGCATCTGCCCTACTACATGATTCGCTTCTCTGGTCCTCAGACATCAGCCCGTGTCCATCGGAGGGGCAGGACCCGTACTCCACAGAGGGAATCCCCGAGGATCTGAACTACATTTTACAGATGAAGGATGGGATAGTCCAGGTTTATAATCAGCCTGAGGACTTGGAGGAGCAGAGACCTCGCAGTCTACCCTACCCTGACCTCGAGACATTCGCCTTCGACCTTAGCCACGTACTCGCCATGATCGCCGACGGACCCACGTGAGTCCAGACTGAGcttggttctggttcagtcccggtttagttctgtttagttcCATTTCAGTTCTTGTTTCTCTCTTAGTAAGACCTACTGCCACAGACGTCTGAACTTCTTGGCGTCTAAGTTCTACCTTCATGAGATGTTGAATGAAATGGccgaaatgaaggagctcaaaTGTGTCCCACACAGAGACTTCTACAACGTCAGGAAGgtaccacacacacacgtgcacagacacacgcatacatacatacatacatacatacatacacacacgcatgcatgcacacacacatgcacacgcatatacacacagagactTCTACAATGTCAGAAAGgtacgcacacacatgcacacgcataTACAcgtgtgtacacacacacacatatacacgtaCGCACACGCATATACAcctgtgtacacacacacacatatacacgtacgcacacacccccacacgcataTACAcctgtgtacacacacacacacacaaacacacatatacacacaaagatTTCTACAATGTCAGGAAGGTAAAggtaccacacacacatatacccgcacacacacatacaaacacacatacacacacatgggcccctgtccactgcctgatctttaaatatttattcattttagtgtgactcagCAGAAACTtcaacaacatgttaaacacaacacaaataaaatgaatattccAGTCTtaatccagtcctggttcagtcctggttcagtcctggtccagtcctggtccagtgctGGTCCAGTGCTGGTCCAGTGCTGGtccagtgctggttcagtcctggttcagtcctggttctccTCAGGTGGACACTCATATCCATGCTGCAGCCTGTATGAACCAGAAGCATCTGTTGAAATTCATAAAGACATCGTACCAAATGGAGGCGGATCGAGAGGTTCTGGAGCAGGGCGGCCAGACCCTGACCCTCAAGCAGGTCTTTGAAAAACTGGGCATGGACCCGTATGACCTCACCGTGGACTCTCTCGACGTGCATGCCGTGAGTTCGATCTGTATGGgattagaccatagactgtatatatgtatataaatgaacCTAGCTAGCCTCTGCGTTCCAAATGGGTGaatttccagctccattgactctgattccaattcactttgtattgaaaaagtgCCTCCCCTCTAtctgaaactgctgctgtcaagctcgtcaatttggtcttaaaatgttcgtattaattatattatattatatataattatgaaaaaaaacactattatcTCCATAAATCAAGTTGATATGAATATTATgaacataataacagacaaatcaggtgccttctttccccgaggtcactcccgctagcattgaCAAGTTTGATTGACCGCTATCACAGCTTGTTGCTAAAcgcctgctctctgctaaaccaccAGTGCCTTAAACatccttgctcctgattggctctttggtttcgcactcagatttccaaatatggtccgTGGTTCTAGATTAGCCGGTATATCATCCAGCCTCAGTTGGCTTCGTTTGGctgaagccgaacgctgtgggtaaTGTCACACTTACTTTAGTTTAGAAGTGGACTATGTTTAGAACTGCTTTAGTACTACttaaaccctggtttagtcctgatttagccctggattagtcctggtttattcctggtttagtcttggtttagcccttatttaattttagctgtattttagtcctggttctgacccaGTTCTGGTCGGATTTCAGGGCCGGCAAACGTTCCATCGTTTTGATAAGTTTAACTCAAAGTACAACCCCGTGGGAGCGTCAGAACTCAGAGAGATCTACCTCAAAACGGACAACTACATCAACGGAGAGTACTTCGCCCGACTCATCAAGGTAACAGCTTTACACCTCATTTagatccggtttagtcctggttcagtcctgctttaggcctgctttaggcctgctttagacctgctttagtcctggttttagtcctggtttagtcctgattttagtcctggttttgacaaGGTTTAGacgacctggcttagacctgttttaggcctgctttagtcctggtttagtcctggtttagtcctggttcagtctggttcagtctggtgcAGTCGTGGGTACAGTGGAGCCAGACActgtacttcctgtttatcTTTGTGGTACTTTCTATTTTGACTGCCTCTTCCTGTCTGCTGtgcccacttcctgtttcttttcATATCAAAACTTCACACCAATGTCCCTCCTATCACTTTTgagtttaacatttttaactaCTGTTTGTAAGATGCCCTCCATCCTCCTATACACCTGCAGCGTTAGACTGAGACGGGTGGAGGTCAAATGTCTCTAGtcaatctgcagatgttgtgatgtgtcagatgccctcccagatgttgtaGTGTGGTTAGAGAATGGAGCTTGTCACTCATTGAAGTGATAAAAGGGATAAAAACATAAGTGGATTTGACTTTTTGGAGGTTTTGTGTTTCTAACCTAAATGTTGgtaatgtttgtgtgtgtccagGAGGTGgcacaggagctggaggagagtAAGTACCAGCATGCTGAGCCCCGCCTCTCCGTGTACGGGCGCACGCCAAAAGAGTGGAACAGCCTGTCCACATGGTTCATACAGCACAAGGTCCACTCACCCAATATGAGGTGGATGATCCAGATACCACGCATTTAGTGAGTACTAgtgcttttactactactaccacaactacaactattaatactactacagctactactcagactgtatatataaatcgaCATGGCCAACTTGTTAGCCGCtgtgttctaaacaggaagtgaacatgggcgtgcttcagctccatcggctccaattcactttctattgagaaactgtgtcccctctctctgtaactgctgctgtcagactcgtcattttgattttaaaatgttcgtattaccccgctctacatgatcctggggtttttatttcactattgtgtctgtaatcaagatataaacattaataacagacaaaccaggaGCTTTCtttcccaaggtcgctcccactagtgttagcggtttgactgacagcctcGTTGCTTAGTGCCCGCCCCCTGCCATGCTATAAGTGGATCAgaccaggaggagcaggagttaAACTATTTTAACTCTCACCGTGGAGTCACATGATTAACGTAACACCGCCTCTGTTTCAGTGACATCTTCAGGTCCAAGAAGCTGGTCCCAAACTTTGCTAAAATGCTGGAGAACATCTTCATGCCTCTGTTTGAAGCAACAGTCAACCCTCAGAAACACAAGAACCTCCACATCTTCCTCAAATATGTACGGCATCCTCATGCCCATCCTCCGCACTCTCTGAACATCCTCTAcaccttctgaccctctcttctgctccatccgaccttctctgctcctctgaccctttcctctgctcctcctctcaaCCCCTGTTCTTCCTCTACATCCTCttgccctctcctctgctcctctgaccttatcctctgctcctctcaccctcCTTTTCCTCTGTTCCTCTTACCTTCCTCTAatccactgttcctcctctcactctcttctcccttccttcctctactcctcctcccctGCTCTAACCCCTTGTTCTTCTTCTACATCATTTaaccctcctctgtccctctcctcctctaactCCCTATTTTTACTCTGCATTTTTCTTgcctttcctcctccccctgttCTTCCTCTACACATCatctgaccctcctctctccctctcctcctctcctcctcttctcctttaaccCCTTGTTCTTCCTCTACATTGTCtgaccttctctccctctccccctctaaCCCcgttccccctctcttcctctaaccccattcctcctctcctcctctaagCCCTTGTTCTTCCTCCACATCGTCTgaccttctctcttctcctcttctaaCCCTGTTCcttctatctccctctcctcctccattccTCCTCTAACCccatttctcctctctccctctcctcctccactcctcctctaaCCCCgtgcctcctcttctcctctgctcctcctgtagGTGACAGGGTTTGACAGTGTAGATGACGAGTCCAAACACAGTGATCACCTTTTTTCATATAAAAGTCCCAAACCTGAAGAGTGGAGCTCTGACGACAACCCCCCGTACACATACTACCTATTCTACATGTACGCCAACATCATGGTGCTCAACAACCTGCGCAAGTGagtactactgcaaatactactactaatactactgcaaatactaccactacttccaCAAATACGActactgtgtgtgtatttttcctgttatatttgtgtatttcaggGAGCGAGGCCTAAACACATTCTTGTTCAGGCCTCATTGCGGAGAGGCCGGCTCCATCACTCACCTAGTGTCAGCGTTCCTCACAGCTGACAACATCTCACACGGACTCAACCTCAAGAAGGTCAGGACATGTACATCAACTATAGACTGGACATCCTCACGGGCTTAGACCTGTGTATACAGACCTGTGAAGTACTCATGTATACAGACCTGTGAAGTACTCATGTATACAGACCTGTGAAGAACTCTTTCTATACCGACCTGTGAAGTACTCATGTATACAGACCCGTGAAGTACTCATTCTATACCGACCTGTGAAGTACTCATGTATACAGACCCGTGAAGTACTCATGTATACAGACCTGTAaagtactgtatgtgtgtgtgtgcgcgcgcatgTGCATAGAGAGAGGTGTAAcctcatttgtgtttttctgtttcgaTTCATGTGACTGCCTAATAATAGAGTCCAATACTGCACTacctgtgtgtatttgtgtattccAGAGCCCAGTACTGCAGTACTTGTACTACCTGGCACAGGTTCCCATTGCCATGTCTCCTCTGAGCAACAACAGTCTGTTCCTTCAATACAATAAGAATCCTCTGAGAGAGTTTCTACAGAAAggactgtgtgtgtctctgtctacAGATGATCCTATGCAGTTCCACTACACCAAggtggtactactactactactactactactactactactactactactactactactactactactactactactactactactactactactactactactactactactactactactactactactactactactactactactactactactactactactactagtagtagtagtagtagtagaacaaGTACTAACACTAGCCCAAAGGAATGTGTGTTTctcatatctgaactttaaagcCTGTTGTTGGTCTGATAATAacatcatggggacctgattGTGTCCTGAGACCAGAGCTGCTCATGTGACATACACACGACTGTTCCCTGATGCTCTCCTGATGTTGTGGTTTTATGGGaagtacccccccccccccccccccccacacacacatttattattgtgttgttcTTGAAGGAGCCTCTGATGGAGGAGTACGCCATCGCTGCTCAGCTCTGGAAACTCAGCACCTGTGACCTGTGTGAGATCGCCCGGAATAGTGTGATCCAGAGTGGACTGTCTCACCAGGTAATACtatgtgtactactactgtgactactgctgctactactgatactactgataccAATACTACTATGACAAGTACTGCAACAactactgtgactactactgctactactactaataatataaaaatttaTCACCTTTAGTCTAAATGTTCTGTGTCTGCTCCGCCCCCCTGCTACTGACCCCCTCGTTCCCTGTCCTCGACTCCACTCCTCttatctcctctccctttgtctcCTCATCTTCTCACTTCTTCTCCTCACTTCGTCTCCTTGTTCCCTCACCTTTcttaccccctcctctcctctccttgtgCCCAGGAGAAGAAGCACTTTCTGGGGCCGAATTACCTCCAGGACGGCCCAGAGGGAAACGACATCCGGAGAACAAATGTGGCCCAGATTCGGATGGTCTACCGCTACGAGACCCTGTGCAATGAGCTCAGCTTCCTGGTGGGGGCGGTAAAGAGCGAGTACAGCCCACCCCCCTCCCAGTGaaaagtcctggtttgttcctggtttgttcctggtttattcctggtttattcatggtttattcatggtttattcctggtttagtcacggtttagttCCATTAACTCTGTaatgtcaattttttttttaaagatacaatGAAAACCTCCATTCTTACAGTGCTCAGGgccgcttctccacagatctgacctgtaacttggcctggtggagtcacatgcttgtctccatggaaattcataagtttaatgctatgctCTGGAAcaatctaggcaaagcaataacacctcctgGGAGACAAGAAAAAAAGGTATGCAGTGTACCAttaattcctggtttagacctggtttagtcctggttcagacctggtttagacctggcttagtcctggtttagtcctggtttagtcctggtttagtcctggtttagtcctggtttagtcctggttcagacctggcttagtcctggtttagtcctggtttagtcctggtttagtcctggtttagacctggttttgtcctggtttagacctggtttagtcctggtttagtcctgtctcttGGTTTACTTTGGTTTGATTGTTTTATAAAGTTCATTATTTAAGTtgaagattttagattttagttttgtttcctttatttgttattttaatttctatgtttaagtaaaaaaaaaaaacaaaacagcttatTAAAAATCTAAACTTGAAACGTGTGCCAGTTTGAGATTTCTGCTGAACTTTGACCTTCTGTTGAACTGTGACCTTTtgctgaactttgaccttttgcATGACTTTATGAGAGAAGAGACACTTttttatgttcaaaataaatacatttcacattATTTGAAGGAATGGTTCTTGAGTCGTTCGTTTtcctgtattgatactttgcagtgacgccACAGGACGCCGctaatcagctcacctgttgtatttcagataagtcagttctttatggtcagattgtgttagaCTTTAAACTGAACTTTGTGTAAcatagcttcagacagagcagtgccaccagttagcatcacagccctgagaatgttgatgacatcagttgcAAAGGATCAACTGGCAAATGTGACCAAGCTGGATAGAATCTTAATAATTAAAGGATCAGCACAAACCAAAGggactttaaacattttatttcatatttttagacACAAATGTTTCATGCAAAGTAAAATATAAGAAATTTTCAAATGCTACAGTATTTTAATCTGAAAAGCTACAAATCTGAAACTTATTCAACCCCAAACTTTAGACTAAAACTCTTCAAAACACCAAACTTTCAGCAAATTAAAATATAGCTACAATAAGATTTTAAAGGCATCAGAGTATGAACAAAacttgaacaaaatgtgaacgAAAGTGAACTAAATGGAGGAGCAAAGTCAAACGGGGGAGTTCCAGCTGAGTTTAAAGTGCAGatgacaggtgagacacagacacagataaCATTAGATTGAACTAAaactctttttctgtttttttctttagttcttgggtctagtctaatagaaatgatcaggttcaacatttgtaaatataccttttggatatttcatggtaaagtacagtgtaatcaatagggaatcCTGCGCCCATCTGGGAGTACGACAT
This genomic window contains:
- the ampd3b gene encoding AMP deaminase 3b isoform X1 → MSRRDAPLRKQMSTSCFEKEMRRQFPRQSMSEVDERVRVLAEQVYVSALKDQDQRGAMALFTVPEDCPIEAQEDLQRALQKELQQQADHTAKKKKTLMLQRSQSLSLQIPDWVSPGLGPGLSPGLSPVPPLTPEPPPSLNVLEFQRVTISGDYCAGITVEDYEQAAHSLLTALIIREKYSRLAYHRFPRTTARYLRESQNRTWTHDQEVLPDISPCPSEGQDPYSTEGIPEDLNYILQMKDGIVQVYNQPEDLEEQRPRSLPYPDLETFAFDLSHVLAMIADGPTKTYCHRRLNFLASKFYLHEMLNEMAEMKELKCVPHRDFYNVRKVDTHIHAAACMNQKHLLKFIKTSYQMEADREVLEQGGQTLTLKQVFEKLGMDPYDLTVDSLDVHAGRQTFHRFDKFNSKYNPVGASELREIYLKTDNYINGEYFARLIKEVAQELEESKYQHAEPRLSVYGRTPKEWNSLSTWFIQHKVHSPNMRWMIQIPRIYDIFRSKKLVPNFAKMLENIFMPLFEATVNPQKHKNLHIFLKYVTGFDSVDDESKHSDHLFSYKSPKPEEWSSDDNPPYTYYLFYMYANIMVLNNLRKERGLNTFLFRPHCGEAGSITHLVSAFLTADNISHGLNLKKSPVLQYLYYLAQVPIAMSPLSNNSLFLQYNKNPLREFLQKGLCVSLSTDDPMQFHYTKEPLMEEYAIAAQLWKLSTCDLCEIARNSVIQSGLSHQEKKHFLGPNYLQDGPEGNDIRRTNVAQIRMVYRYETLCNELSFLVGAVKSEYSPPPSQ
- the ampd3b gene encoding AMP deaminase 3b isoform X2: MDQNPEEMRRQFPRQSMSEVDERVRVLAEQVYVSALKDQDQRGAMALFTVPEDCPIEAQEDLQRALQKELQQQADHTAKKKKTLMLQRSQSLSLQIPDWVSPGLGPGLSPGLSPVPPLTPEPPPSLNVLEFQRVTISGDYCAGITVEDYEQAAHSLLTALIIREKYSRLAYHRFPRTTARYLRESQNRTWTHDQEVLPDISPCPSEGQDPYSTEGIPEDLNYILQMKDGIVQVYNQPEDLEEQRPRSLPYPDLETFAFDLSHVLAMIADGPTKTYCHRRLNFLASKFYLHEMLNEMAEMKELKCVPHRDFYNVRKVDTHIHAAACMNQKHLLKFIKTSYQMEADREVLEQGGQTLTLKQVFEKLGMDPYDLTVDSLDVHAGRQTFHRFDKFNSKYNPVGASELREIYLKTDNYINGEYFARLIKEVAQELEESKYQHAEPRLSVYGRTPKEWNSLSTWFIQHKVHSPNMRWMIQIPRIYDIFRSKKLVPNFAKMLENIFMPLFEATVNPQKHKNLHIFLKYVTGFDSVDDESKHSDHLFSYKSPKPEEWSSDDNPPYTYYLFYMYANIMVLNNLRKERGLNTFLFRPHCGEAGSITHLVSAFLTADNISHGLNLKKSPVLQYLYYLAQVPIAMSPLSNNSLFLQYNKNPLREFLQKGLCVSLSTDDPMQFHYTKEPLMEEYAIAAQLWKLSTCDLCEIARNSVIQSGLSHQEKKHFLGPNYLQDGPEGNDIRRTNVAQIRMVYRYETLCNELSFLVGAVKSEYSPPPSQ